A part of Rhinolophus ferrumequinum isolate MPI-CBG mRhiFer1 chromosome 11, mRhiFer1_v1.p, whole genome shotgun sequence genomic DNA contains:
- the MADD gene encoding MAP kinase-activating death domain protein isoform X27 produces MVQKKKFCPRLLDYLVIVGARHPSSDSVAQTPELLRRYPLEDHAEFPLPPDVVFFCQPEGCLSVRQRRMSLRDDTSFVFTLTDKDTGVTRYGICVNFYRSFQKRMPKEKGEAGAGSRGKDGARASCASEELGTESSESGSSLQPPSTDSTPDVNQSPRGKRRAKAGSRSRNSTLTSLCVLSHYPFFSTFRECLYTLKRMVDCCSERLLGKKLGLPRGIQRDTMWRIFTGSLLVEERSSALLHDLREIEAWIYRLLRSPVPVSGQKRVDIEVLPQELQQALTFALPDPSRFSLVDFPLHLPLELLGVDACLQVLTCILLEHKVVLQSRDYNALSMSVMAFVAMIYPLEYMFPVIPLLPTCMASAEQLLLAPTPYIIGVPASFFLYKLDFKMPDDVWLVDLDSSRVIAPTNAEVLPVLPEPESLELKKHLKQALASMSLNTQPILNLEKFHEGQEIPLLLGKPSNDLQSTPSTEFNPLIYGNDVDSVDVATRVAMVRFFNSPNVLQGFQMHTRTLRLFPRPVVAFQAGSFLASRPRQTPFAEKLARTQAVEYFGEWILNPTNYAFQRIHNNMFDPALIGDKPKWYAHQLQPIHYRVYDGNSQLAEALSVPPERDSDSEPTDDSGSDSMEYDDSSSSYSSLGDFVSEMMKCDINGDTPNVDPLTHAALGDASEVKIDELQNQKEAEEPGPDSENSQENPPPRSSTAASSSPSTTVHGASSAPADSAEMDDKAAGGLCRPLPPVPPSVGKSGVDRRQTEIGEGSVRRRTYDNPYFEPQYGFPPEEDEDEQGESYTPRFSQHVSGNRAQRLLRPNSLKLASDSDAESDSRASSPTSTVSNNSTEGFGGIMSFASSLYRNHSTSFSLSNLTLPTKGARDKTTPFPSLKVFGLNTLMEIVTEAGPGSGEGNRRALVDQKSSVIKHSPTVKREPPSPQGRSSNSSENQQFLKEVVHSVLDGQGVGWLNMKKVRRLLESEQLRVFVLSKLNRTVQSEDDARQDVIPDVEISRKVYKGMLDLLKCTVLSLEQSYAHAGLGGMASIFGLLEIAQTHYYSKEPDKRKRSPTETVITPVGKDLGLAGRGDPKAMAQLRVPQLGPRAPSATGKGPKELDTRSLKEENFVASVGPEVIKPVFDLGETEEKKSQISADSGVSLTSGSQRTDPDSVTGVSPPVMIRSSSQDSEVSTVVSNSSGETLGADSDLSSNAGDGPGGEGSTHLTSSRGTLSDSEIETNSATSAIFGKAHSLKPSVKEKLVGSPVRSSEDVSQRVYLYEGLLGRDKGSMWDQLEDAAMETFSMSKERSTLWDQMQFWEDAFLDAVMLEREGMGMDQGPQEMIDRYLSLGEHDRKRLEDDEDRLLATLLHNLISYMLLVKVNKNDIRKKVRRLMGKSHIGLVYSQQINEVLDQLTDLNGRDLSIRSSGSRHIKKQTFVVHAGTDTNGDIFFMEVCDDCVVLRSNIGTVYERWWYEKLINMTYCPKTKVLCLWRRNGSETQLNKFYTKKCRELYYCVKDSMERAAARQQSIKPGPELGGEFPVQDMKTGEGGLLQVTLEGINLKFMHNQFLKLKKW; encoded by the exons ATGGTGCAAAAGAAGAAGTTCTGTCCTCGGTTACTTGACTATCTGGTGATCGTAGGCGCCAG GCACCCGAGCAGTGACAGTGTGGCCCAGACTCCAGAGCTGCTCCGGCGATACCCGCTAGAGGACCATGCCGAGTTTCCCCTGCCCCCAGACGTAGTGTTTTTCTGCCAGCCCGAGGGCTGTCTGAGTGTGCGGCAACGGCGCATGAGCCTGCGGGATGACACCTCTTTTGTCTTCACCCTCACTGACAAGGACACTGGAGTCACGCGTTATGGCATCTGTGTTAACTTCTACCGCTCCTTTCAGAAGCGAATGCCTAAGGAAAAGGGGGAAGCTGGAGCAGGGTCCCGGGGGAAGGACGGAGCCCGGGCCAGCTGTGCCTCAGAAGAGCTTGGCACCGAGAGCTCGGAGAGTGGCTCGTCCCTGCAGCCCCCCAGCACTGACTCCACCCCTGATGTGAACCAGTCTCCTCGTGGAAAGCGCCGGGCCAAGGCGGGGAGCCGTTCCCGCAACAGTACTCTGACGTCCCTGTGCGTGCTCAGCCACTACCCCTTCTTCTCCACCTTCCGGGAGTGTCTGTACACCCTCAAACGTATGGTGGACTGCTGTAGCGAGCGACTGCTGGGCAAGAAGCTGGGCCTCCCTCGAGGCATACAAAG GGACACCATGTGGCGCATCTTTACGGGATCACTGCTAGTGGAGGAGAGGTCAAGTGCCCTTCTGCACGACCTTCGAGAGATTGAGGCCTGGATCTATCGACTGCTGCGTTCCCCGGTCCCCGTCTCTGGGCAGAAGCGAGTAGACATTGAGGTCCTGCCCCAGGAGCTCCAGCAGGCTCTGACCTTTGCTCTCCCAGACCCCTCTCGGTTCAGCCTGGTGGATTTCCCGCTGCACCTTCCCTTGGAACTTCTGGGTGTGGATGCCTGTCTTCAGGTGCTAACCTGCATCCTGTTAGAGCACAAG GTGGTGCTACAGTCCCGAGACTACAACGCACTGTCCATGTCTGTGATGGCATTTGTGGCAATGATCTACCCCCTGGAGTATATGTTTCCTGTTATCCCACTGCTGCCCACCTGTATGGCATCAGCAGAGCAG CTGCTGTTGGCTCCAACGCCGTACATCATCGGTGTCCCTGCCAGCTTCTTCCTCTACAAACTGGACTTCAAAATGCCTGATGATGTATGGCTAGTGGATCTGGACAGCAGTCGG GTGATTGCTCCCACCAATGCAGAAGTGCTACCTGTCCTGCCAGAACCAGAGTCATTAGAATTGAAAAAACACTTAAAGCAG GCCCTCGCCAGCATGAGTCTCAACACCCAGCCAATCCTCAATCTGGAGAAATTCCATGAGGGCCAGGAGATCCCCCTTCTCTTGGGAAAGCCTTCTAATGACCTGCAGTCCACACCGTCCACTGAATTCAACCCTCTCATCTATGGCAATGACGTGGATTCTGTGGATGTCGCCACCAG AGTGGCCATGGTCCGTTTCTTCAACTCCCCCAACGTGCTGCAGGGCTTTCAGATGCACACGCGCACCCTGCGTCTCTTCCCGCGGCCTGTGGTAGCTTTTCAGGCTGGCTCCTTTCTAGCCTCACGTCCCCGGCAGACTCCTTTCGCTGAGAAATTGGCCAGGACTCAGGCTGTGGAGTACTTTGGGGAATGGATCCTTAACCCCACCAACTATGCCTTTCAGCGAATTCACAACA ACATGTTTGATCCGGCTCTGATCGGTGACAAGCCAAAGTGGTATGCTCACCAGCTGCAGCCCATCCATTATCGAGTCTATGATGGCAATTCCCAGCTGGCGGAGGCGCTGAGTGTGCCCCCAGAGCGTGACTCCGATTCTGAGCCCACTGATGACAG TGGCAGTGATAGTATGGAGTATGATGACTCAAGCTCTTCTTACTCCTCCCTTGGTGACTTTGTTAGTGAAATGATGAAATGTGACATCAATGGTGATACTCCTA ACGTGGATCCTCTGACACATGCGGCCTTGGGAGATGCCAGTGAGGTGAAGATTGACGAGCTGCAGAaccagaaggaagcagaggaacCTGGCCCAGACAGCGAGAACTCGCAGGAAAACCCCCCACCGCGCTCCAGCACCGCcgccagcagcagccccagcaccACCGTCCACGGAGCCAGTTCT GCACCTGCTGACTCAGCGGAGATGGATGATAAGGCGGCAGGAGGCCTCTGCAGACCCCTCCCTCCCGTGCCTCCCAGCGTTGGCAAATCGGGCGTGGACAGGCGTCAGACAGAAATTGGAGAGGGGTCAGTGCGCCGGCGAACCTATGACAACCCATACTTCGAGCCCCAATATGGCTTTCCCCCTGAGGAAGATGAGGATGAGCAGGGGGAAAGTTATACTCCCCGATTCAGCCAACATGTCAGTGGCAATCG GGCTCAAAGGCTGCTGCGGCCCAACAGCTTGAAACTGGCAAGCGACTCCGATGCAGAGTCAGACTCTCGAGCGAGCTCTCCCACCTCCACCGTCTCCAACAACAGCACCGAGGGCTTCGGGGGCATCATGTCTTTTGCCA GCAGCCTATATCGGAACCACAGTACAAGCTTCAGTCTTTCAAACCTCACACTGCCCACCAAAGGTGCTCGGGACAAGACCACGCCCTTCCCCAGTCTGAAAG TATTTGGGCTAAATACTCTAATGGAGATTGTTACTGAAGCCGGCCCCGGGAGTGGTGAAG GAAACAGGAGGGCCTTAGTGGACCAGAAGTCATCTGTCATTAAACACAGCCCAACAGTGAAGAGAGAGCCTCCATCACCCCAGGGTCGATCCAGCAATTCTAg TGAGAACCAGCAGTTCCTGAAGGAGGTGGTGCACAGCGTGCTGGATGGCCAGGGGGTTGGCTGGCTCAACATGAAAAAGGTGCGACGGCTGCTGGAGAGCGAGCAGCTGCGAGTCTTCGTCCTGAGCAAGCTGAACCGCACCGTGCAGTCAGAGGACGATGCCCGGCAGGACGTCATCCCAGATGTG GAGATCAGCCGAAAGGTGTACAAGGGAATGCTAGACCTGCTCAAGTGCACGGTGCTCAGTCTGGAGCAGTCCTATGCCCACGCAGGTCTCGGCGGCATGGCCAGCATCTTCGGCCTTCTGGAGATCGCGCAGACCCACTATTATAGCAAAG AACCAGACAAGCGGAAGAGAAGTCCAACAGAGACTGTAATTACACCAGTTGGCAAGGATCTTGGCCTGGCCGGGCGGGGAGACCCAAAGGCGATGGCACAGCTAAGAGTTCCCCAGCTGGGACCTCGGGCACCAAGTGCTACAGGAAAGGGTCCCAAGGAACTGGACACCAGAAGTTTAAAGGAAGAGAATTTTGTAGCGTCTGTTG GGCCTGAAGTAATCAAACCTGTCTTCGACCTTGGtgagacagaggagaaaaagtCCCAGATCAGCGCAGATAGTGGTGTGAGCCTGACATCTGGTTCCCAG AGGACTGATCCCGACTCCGTCACTGGTGTGAGTCCACCTGTTATGATCCGAAGTTCAAGTCAGGATTCTGAAGTTAGCACCGTG gtGAGTAATAGTTCTGGAGAGACCCTTGGAGCAGACAGTGACTTGAGCAGCAACGCAGGTGATGGACCAGGTGGCGAGGGAAGCACCCACTTGACAAGCTCTCGGGGTACTTTGTCTGATAGTGAAATTGAGACCAACTCTGCCACCAGCGCCATCTTT GGTAAAGCCCACAGCTTGAAGCCGAGTGTAAAGGAGAAGCTGGTGGGCAGCCCAGTACGCTCTTCTGAAGATGTAAGCCAGCGAGTTTATCTCTACGAGGGACTCCTAG GAAGGGACAAAGGATCGATGTGGGACCAGTTAGAGGATGCTGCTATGGAGACCTTTTCTATGA GCAAAGAACGTTCTACCTTATGGGACCAAATGCAGTTCTGGGAAGATGCGTTCTTAGATGCTGTGATGTTGGAGAGAGAAGGGATGGGTATGGACCAGGGTCCCCAGGAAATGATAGACAG GTACCTGTCCTTGGGAGAACATGACCGGAAGCGCCTAGAGGATGATGAAGATCGCTTGCTGGCCACACTGTTGCACAATCTCATCTCCTACATGCTCCTGGTGAAG GTAAATAAGAATGACATCCGGAAGAAAGTGAGACGCCTAATGGGAAAGTCCCATATTGGGCTTGTGTACAGCCAGCAAATCAATGAAGTGCTTGATCAGCTGACAGACCTG AATGGACGTGATCTTTCTATTCGGTCCAGTGGCAGCCGGCACATAAAGAAGCAGACATTTGTGGTACATGCGGGGACAGACACAAATGGAGATATCTTTTTTATGGAG GTGTGTGACGACTGCGTGGTGTTACGCAGTAACATCGGGACGGTATACGAGCGCTGGTGGTACGAGAAGCTCATCAACATGACCTACTGTCCCAAGACCAAGGTCTTGTGCTTGTGGCGTAGAAACGGCTCTGAGACCCAGCTCAACAAATTCTACACCAAGAAG TGTCGGGAGCTGTACTACTGTGTGAAGGATAGCATGGAGCGTGCGGCCGCCCGCCAGCAAAGCATCAAACCTG GACCTGAACTAGGTGGCGAGTTCCCTGTGCAGGACATGAAGACTGGTGAGGGTGGCTTGCTGCAGGTCACCCTAGAAGGGATCAATCTCAAGTTCATGCACAACCAG TTCCTGAAATTAAAGAAGTGGTGA
- the MADD gene encoding MAP kinase-activating death domain protein isoform X38, giving the protein MVQKKKFCPRLLDYLVIVGARHPSSDSVAQTPELLRRYPLEDHAEFPLPPDVVFFCQPEGCLSVRQRRMSLRDDTSFVFTLTDKDTGVTRYGICVNFYRSFQKRMPKEKGEAGAGSRGKDGARASCASEELGTESSESGSSLQPPSTDSTPDVNQSPRGKRRAKAGSRSRNSTLTSLCVLSHYPFFSTFRECLYTLKRMVDCCSERLLGKKLGLPRGIQRDTMWRIFTGSLLVEERSSALLHDLREIEAWIYRLLRSPVPVSGQKRVDIEVLPQELQQALTFALPDPSRFSLVDFPLHLPLELLGVDACLQVLTCILLEHKVVLQSRDYNALSMSVMAFVAMIYPLEYMFPVIPLLPTCMASAEQLLLAPTPYIIGVPASFFLYKLDFKMPDDVWLVDLDSSRVIAPTNAEVLPVLPEPESLELKKHLKQALASMSLNTQPILNLEKFHEGQEIPLLLGKPSNDLQSTPSTEFNPLIYGNDVDSVDVATRVAMVRFFNSPNVLQGFQMHTRTLRLFPRPVVAFQAGSFLASRPRQTPFAEKLARTQAVEYFGEWILNPTNYAFQRIHNNMFDPALIGDKPKWYAHQLQPIHYRVYDGNSQLAEALSVPPERDSDSEPTDDSGSDSMEYDDSSSSYSSLGDFVSEMMKCDINGDTPNVDPLTHAALGDASEVKIDELQNQKEAEEPGPDSENSQENPPPRSSTAASSSPSTTVHGASSAPADSAEMDDKAAGGLCRPLPPVPPSVGKSGVDRRQTEIGEGAQRLLRPNSLKLASDSDAESDSRASSPTSTVSNNSTEGFGGIMSFASSLYRNHSTSFSLSNLTLPTKGARDKTTPFPSLKVFGLNTLMEIVTEAGPGSGEGNRRALVDQKSSVIKHSPTVKREPPSPQGRSSNSSENQQFLKEVVHSVLDGQGVGWLNMKKVRRLLESEQLRVFVLSKLNRTVQSEDDARQDVIPDVEISRKVYKGMLDLLKCTVLSLEQSYAHAGLGGMASIFGLLEIAQTHYYSKEPDKRKRSPTETVITPVGKDLGLAGRGDPKAMAQLRVPQLGPRAPSATGKGPKELDTRSLKEENFVASVELWNKHQEVKKQKAMEKQRPEVIKPVFDLGETEEKKSQISADSGVSLTSGSQRTDPDSVTGVSPPVMIRSSSQDSEVSTVVSNSSGETLGADSDLSSNAGDGPGGEGSTHLTSSRGTLSDSEIETNSATSAIFGKAHSLKPSVKEKLVGSPVRSSEDVSQRVYLYEGLLGRDKGSMWDQLEDAAMETFSMSKERSTLWDQMQFWEDAFLDAVMLEREGMGMDQGPQEMIDRYLSLGEHDRKRLEDDEDRLLATLLHNLISYMLLVKVNKNDIRKKVRRLMGKSHIGLVYSQQINEVLDQLTDLNGRDLSIRSSGSRHIKKQTFVVHAGTDTNGDIFFMEVCDDCVVLRSNIGTVYERWWYEKLINMTYCPKTKVLCLWRRNGSETQLNKFYTKKCRELYYCVKDSMERAAARQQSIKPGPELGGEFPVQDMKTGEGGLLQVTLEGINLKFMHNQFLKLKKW; this is encoded by the exons ATGGTGCAAAAGAAGAAGTTCTGTCCTCGGTTACTTGACTATCTGGTGATCGTAGGCGCCAG GCACCCGAGCAGTGACAGTGTGGCCCAGACTCCAGAGCTGCTCCGGCGATACCCGCTAGAGGACCATGCCGAGTTTCCCCTGCCCCCAGACGTAGTGTTTTTCTGCCAGCCCGAGGGCTGTCTGAGTGTGCGGCAACGGCGCATGAGCCTGCGGGATGACACCTCTTTTGTCTTCACCCTCACTGACAAGGACACTGGAGTCACGCGTTATGGCATCTGTGTTAACTTCTACCGCTCCTTTCAGAAGCGAATGCCTAAGGAAAAGGGGGAAGCTGGAGCAGGGTCCCGGGGGAAGGACGGAGCCCGGGCCAGCTGTGCCTCAGAAGAGCTTGGCACCGAGAGCTCGGAGAGTGGCTCGTCCCTGCAGCCCCCCAGCACTGACTCCACCCCTGATGTGAACCAGTCTCCTCGTGGAAAGCGCCGGGCCAAGGCGGGGAGCCGTTCCCGCAACAGTACTCTGACGTCCCTGTGCGTGCTCAGCCACTACCCCTTCTTCTCCACCTTCCGGGAGTGTCTGTACACCCTCAAACGTATGGTGGACTGCTGTAGCGAGCGACTGCTGGGCAAGAAGCTGGGCCTCCCTCGAGGCATACAAAG GGACACCATGTGGCGCATCTTTACGGGATCACTGCTAGTGGAGGAGAGGTCAAGTGCCCTTCTGCACGACCTTCGAGAGATTGAGGCCTGGATCTATCGACTGCTGCGTTCCCCGGTCCCCGTCTCTGGGCAGAAGCGAGTAGACATTGAGGTCCTGCCCCAGGAGCTCCAGCAGGCTCTGACCTTTGCTCTCCCAGACCCCTCTCGGTTCAGCCTGGTGGATTTCCCGCTGCACCTTCCCTTGGAACTTCTGGGTGTGGATGCCTGTCTTCAGGTGCTAACCTGCATCCTGTTAGAGCACAAG GTGGTGCTACAGTCCCGAGACTACAACGCACTGTCCATGTCTGTGATGGCATTTGTGGCAATGATCTACCCCCTGGAGTATATGTTTCCTGTTATCCCACTGCTGCCCACCTGTATGGCATCAGCAGAGCAG CTGCTGTTGGCTCCAACGCCGTACATCATCGGTGTCCCTGCCAGCTTCTTCCTCTACAAACTGGACTTCAAAATGCCTGATGATGTATGGCTAGTGGATCTGGACAGCAGTCGG GTGATTGCTCCCACCAATGCAGAAGTGCTACCTGTCCTGCCAGAACCAGAGTCATTAGAATTGAAAAAACACTTAAAGCAG GCCCTCGCCAGCATGAGTCTCAACACCCAGCCAATCCTCAATCTGGAGAAATTCCATGAGGGCCAGGAGATCCCCCTTCTCTTGGGAAAGCCTTCTAATGACCTGCAGTCCACACCGTCCACTGAATTCAACCCTCTCATCTATGGCAATGACGTGGATTCTGTGGATGTCGCCACCAG AGTGGCCATGGTCCGTTTCTTCAACTCCCCCAACGTGCTGCAGGGCTTTCAGATGCACACGCGCACCCTGCGTCTCTTCCCGCGGCCTGTGGTAGCTTTTCAGGCTGGCTCCTTTCTAGCCTCACGTCCCCGGCAGACTCCTTTCGCTGAGAAATTGGCCAGGACTCAGGCTGTGGAGTACTTTGGGGAATGGATCCTTAACCCCACCAACTATGCCTTTCAGCGAATTCACAACA ACATGTTTGATCCGGCTCTGATCGGTGACAAGCCAAAGTGGTATGCTCACCAGCTGCAGCCCATCCATTATCGAGTCTATGATGGCAATTCCCAGCTGGCGGAGGCGCTGAGTGTGCCCCCAGAGCGTGACTCCGATTCTGAGCCCACTGATGACAG TGGCAGTGATAGTATGGAGTATGATGACTCAAGCTCTTCTTACTCCTCCCTTGGTGACTTTGTTAGTGAAATGATGAAATGTGACATCAATGGTGATACTCCTA ACGTGGATCCTCTGACACATGCGGCCTTGGGAGATGCCAGTGAGGTGAAGATTGACGAGCTGCAGAaccagaaggaagcagaggaacCTGGCCCAGACAGCGAGAACTCGCAGGAAAACCCCCCACCGCGCTCCAGCACCGCcgccagcagcagccccagcaccACCGTCCACGGAGCCAGTTCT GCACCTGCTGACTCAGCGGAGATGGATGATAAGGCGGCAGGAGGCCTCTGCAGACCCCTCCCTCCCGTGCCTCCCAGCGTTGGCAAATCGGGCGTGGACAGGCGTCAGACAGAAATTGGAGAGGG GGCTCAAAGGCTGCTGCGGCCCAACAGCTTGAAACTGGCAAGCGACTCCGATGCAGAGTCAGACTCTCGAGCGAGCTCTCCCACCTCCACCGTCTCCAACAACAGCACCGAGGGCTTCGGGGGCATCATGTCTTTTGCCA GCAGCCTATATCGGAACCACAGTACAAGCTTCAGTCTTTCAAACCTCACACTGCCCACCAAAGGTGCTCGGGACAAGACCACGCCCTTCCCCAGTCTGAAAG TATTTGGGCTAAATACTCTAATGGAGATTGTTACTGAAGCCGGCCCCGGGAGTGGTGAAG GAAACAGGAGGGCCTTAGTGGACCAGAAGTCATCTGTCATTAAACACAGCCCAACAGTGAAGAGAGAGCCTCCATCACCCCAGGGTCGATCCAGCAATTCTAg TGAGAACCAGCAGTTCCTGAAGGAGGTGGTGCACAGCGTGCTGGATGGCCAGGGGGTTGGCTGGCTCAACATGAAAAAGGTGCGACGGCTGCTGGAGAGCGAGCAGCTGCGAGTCTTCGTCCTGAGCAAGCTGAACCGCACCGTGCAGTCAGAGGACGATGCCCGGCAGGACGTCATCCCAGATGTG GAGATCAGCCGAAAGGTGTACAAGGGAATGCTAGACCTGCTCAAGTGCACGGTGCTCAGTCTGGAGCAGTCCTATGCCCACGCAGGTCTCGGCGGCATGGCCAGCATCTTCGGCCTTCTGGAGATCGCGCAGACCCACTATTATAGCAAAG AACCAGACAAGCGGAAGAGAAGTCCAACAGAGACTGTAATTACACCAGTTGGCAAGGATCTTGGCCTGGCCGGGCGGGGAGACCCAAAGGCGATGGCACAGCTAAGAGTTCCCCAGCTGGGACCTCGGGCACCAAGTGCTACAGGAAAGGGTCCCAAGGAACTGGACACCAGAAGTTTAAAGGAAGAGAATTTTGTAGCGTCTGTTG AATTGTGGAACAAGCACCAggaagtgaaaaagcaaaaagcTATGGAAAAACAGA GGCCTGAAGTAATCAAACCTGTCTTCGACCTTGGtgagacagaggagaaaaagtCCCAGATCAGCGCAGATAGTGGTGTGAGCCTGACATCTGGTTCCCAG AGGACTGATCCCGACTCCGTCACTGGTGTGAGTCCACCTGTTATGATCCGAAGTTCAAGTCAGGATTCTGAAGTTAGCACCGTG gtGAGTAATAGTTCTGGAGAGACCCTTGGAGCAGACAGTGACTTGAGCAGCAACGCAGGTGATGGACCAGGTGGCGAGGGAAGCACCCACTTGACAAGCTCTCGGGGTACTTTGTCTGATAGTGAAATTGAGACCAACTCTGCCACCAGCGCCATCTTT GGTAAAGCCCACAGCTTGAAGCCGAGTGTAAAGGAGAAGCTGGTGGGCAGCCCAGTACGCTCTTCTGAAGATGTAAGCCAGCGAGTTTATCTCTACGAGGGACTCCTAG GAAGGGACAAAGGATCGATGTGGGACCAGTTAGAGGATGCTGCTATGGAGACCTTTTCTATGA GCAAAGAACGTTCTACCTTATGGGACCAAATGCAGTTCTGGGAAGATGCGTTCTTAGATGCTGTGATGTTGGAGAGAGAAGGGATGGGTATGGACCAGGGTCCCCAGGAAATGATAGACAG GTACCTGTCCTTGGGAGAACATGACCGGAAGCGCCTAGAGGATGATGAAGATCGCTTGCTGGCCACACTGTTGCACAATCTCATCTCCTACATGCTCCTGGTGAAG GTAAATAAGAATGACATCCGGAAGAAAGTGAGACGCCTAATGGGAAAGTCCCATATTGGGCTTGTGTACAGCCAGCAAATCAATGAAGTGCTTGATCAGCTGACAGACCTG AATGGACGTGATCTTTCTATTCGGTCCAGTGGCAGCCGGCACATAAAGAAGCAGACATTTGTGGTACATGCGGGGACAGACACAAATGGAGATATCTTTTTTATGGAG GTGTGTGACGACTGCGTGGTGTTACGCAGTAACATCGGGACGGTATACGAGCGCTGGTGGTACGAGAAGCTCATCAACATGACCTACTGTCCCAAGACCAAGGTCTTGTGCTTGTGGCGTAGAAACGGCTCTGAGACCCAGCTCAACAAATTCTACACCAAGAAG TGTCGGGAGCTGTACTACTGTGTGAAGGATAGCATGGAGCGTGCGGCCGCCCGCCAGCAAAGCATCAAACCTG GACCTGAACTAGGTGGCGAGTTCCCTGTGCAGGACATGAAGACTGGTGAGGGTGGCTTGCTGCAGGTCACCCTAGAAGGGATCAATCTCAAGTTCATGCACAACCAG TTCCTGAAATTAAAGAAGTGGTGA